TGATAGAATAAACATCACAGAAATGAAGTTCCAGCCAAACCATGTTAGGAGATATCCAGTAGCAAAAACTGATATCGACCACCCTAATGAACCGAACGACCGGACGAAACCAAAGCGGTTTCGTACCGACTCGTCAGAAGCCATTACCCAGCTGTCCAAAAGAGCGGCAATTGTGTTGGAAAGAACGCCAAGCAAGCCCACCATAATAATTAGCAGAACTGGAAAGGCACCAATATTTAAAATGAGCGCAATAGTAATTGCTAATGCAATGTATGCACCAATATATAGCCACTTGACGGACTTAGTCATACGAATAAATCGACCAGTCATAAACTGACCAACGCTTCCTAAAAGTGCTGCCAAAGCAATCGTAAAACCTAATATATCATCCGGCATACCGGTTGAACGTAAATAAACGACCTGATAGCCAAGATACATTCCAAAAAACATTTGCGAAACAAAATAGAGTATGGCAAACTGACGCACCGTTTTTTTCATGTGATAACCTCCAAAAACTCTTCCTGAAGTTATTGTACCTATTATTGTAGCTTAATACTACATGTATATGTCATTTTCATCTTTTGAAAATAATAAAAACGCTGCGGGTTGCCCACAGCGTTTTTTAACTTTTCCTCAAAATAAAGCGAACATGGTGTTCTGGATTGATTCATGATATAATATGTTTTGAAACTTTTTGATAAGGAGCTGTCATATGCGCTTTAAAAAGACGTTGTTGAATTATGTTGGGACATTATTGCCAAGCTTGTTAGTTATGGTGCTTTCTTTTGTTCGAACTTCAGTTTTTGCATCCGAACTGGGCTTAGGTGCTGGTGGGGTTGATGCACTTTTTGGAACAGTATCAGGATTTATTCACCTTGCTGAGGCTGGGCTCGGAACAGCAGTTATTACAACATTATATCGACTGGTTGCTGCAAATGATCACACTAAAATTAATCAGATTATGACCGGAGCTAGATATCAAATGCGCCGGGTAGGTGTATTGATATTATTTATGGGTATTGCGGTCGGTATTTTTGCACCCATTCTTGTAAACGAGAATCCGTTTAGTTTTGGCTATACATATTTAATTTGGGGTATTTATTTACTTCGTTCATTGATTGGGTATTTTTATTACTCGCCAGGACCAATTGTTCGGGCACATCAAAATGATTATAAAATGCAAGTGATTAATATGCCTATTCAGGTTATTACAGTTATTGTTGAAATTATTTTAATGTTGAATGGCGCAGATTTAGTTATTCTTACTATTGCCGGGATGATTGTAAGTGTTATTCAGATTGCTTTAAGCAGATGGTATATCAAGAAGTTGTACCCTTGGTTTCAATGGACAAGTAAGGATCAGATGGATTTAAGTACTAAAGATAAAACTAAAGATTTATTTGTTCATAAATTGTCACAGTTGGTTTTAACTAGTACTGACACATTAATGATGTCGGTGTTTGTAAGTGCGTCCGCAGCAGGTATTTTTAATCTGGGTTACCGTAAAGTATTTGACGCGGTAACTAGGTACTTACAACAAATTTTATTTGCAGCAGATAGTTCGTTAGGAAATCTTTATGCCTCAGAAACCAAAGAAAAGAAATTACAGGTCCTTAATGAACAAATGGATATTACTTTTTTCCTTGGTGCTGTGGTAATAATACCTATGTATTTATTGGCACAACCGTTTATTTTTATTCTGATTAAAGAAACTTTTGATCATTTATTTTTAACAGTAATGATTATATTAACATATTATCAAGTAACACGAGTTGCAGTCGGAACAGCAATAGATCTTCATGCTATGTTTAAAGAGACAAAAATGGCTGCCATTATTGAGGCAATAGTAAACTTAGTATTATCATTAATATTGGTGCAATTTTTAGGTGTTACCGGAGTTTTGATTGGTACATTAATTTCATTAGTGGTGACTAATTTTTGGTTTTATCCATATATTCTTTATAAGCAAGTCTTTGATATGAAGCCTTGGCGCTATTTTATGAAATATTTTAGTTTGTTTGGCATTACTGTTGTAGCTGCACTTATTTGGCAGTTCATATTAATGCCGGTCTTTATTACACCGTGGAATAGTTTGAATACATTGGGTAGTTGGTTTATAGGTGCTACAATAATTACCGCAATAAACGGAGTTGCCTTTTTAGTCCTATTCTGGTTTGGTTCACAAGGCTTCCGAACATTTATCGGTCGCTTTTTAAACCTTGCTAAGGAGGCAAAAAATCGTGTCAAAAGTTAGTGTAATTGTTCCGGTTTATAATGTTGAGAACTTTCTCGAAAAATGTTTGAATTCACTTGTTGAACAGAGTTTTGATGATTATGAGATAATTTGTGTAAATGATGGTTCAACAGATAACTCAGCAAATATTTTAGATTCTTATATAGAGAAATATCCAAGTAAAGTACAGGTTATTAATCAAGAAAATGCTGGACTTTCATCTGCCAGAAATACTGGAATAAGAAATAGTAATTCAGATTGGTATATGTTTGTAGATAGTGATGACTGGGTTGCACCAGATTTTATTGAAAAGCTCTATCTATCTGTCATAGATAATAATGTTAAACTAGCAAAATGTAATATTATTTTCGTTGAAGAAAACAAAGAATTTGCTTTTTATAATTTGAATACAGGTATGTATTCCACAAAGTTTTTATTATCGAACTTACAACCATCGGTTTGGAATGGAATATATCATAAATCACTTTTCAATGATGTTGTTTTCCCTCAAGGACTACTATATGAAGATCTTGCAGTTTTTCCTTTAGTTTCAGCACAACAGGATGATTTTTTCTATCTGGACTCAGGGTTATATTTTTATAATAGAACTAATGTAAACTCAATTATGAATACAGTAAGTCCAAGAGTGTTTCAAATGGTAGATTCGTTTAATTGGCTAATAGCAAATGCTAAAGTCCAAGGGATATACACACTATTTCATGATGAAATTGAGTTTTTGGCGGTGAGACATATATTCATTTATCATCTTGATGTAATAAGAGGTAATTTTAATAAAGTGGAAATACGAAATCAGTTAGCACGTATTGCAGAAGTGTTTGCTACGGAATTTCCGAATGCTGTAGATAATAAATATGTACGAGAATTATTACCGCGAAAGGTACAGAGATGGGCACTCAAAAGGTTAGTGCCTTCAGATGGAAAATCAATTATTTGGTATTGGCGATACTTAAAGATTCATGGTTAATTAGGAGGAAATAATGAAGAAACATTTGCGCTTTTATGTTTATGGGTTACCTACCGGTGGAACTACAATAGCGATTATTCGATTAGCTAATGTACTCATTGAGTCTTTTAATGTTTCGATTTTTTCTGCTTGGGAACCGGATAAAGCAAGTGTTTATAAAATGCTTGATAAAAGGGTTAAGATAGAGACTTTCCATCCAAATGTTGAGATTAACCAAAAATATCCATTTGGAATTCGAGCTATAAGATGGCAGTTTTTACGTTTTTTTGGCAGATTGGCTTTAAAAAATAAAGGTATGTTTAAATTAGCTCATCGATTTTTAGAAAAAGCTGATTGGGAAATTGGATTTACTGAAACAGAAGATGTATTACGCTTTTTGGCTTGGAGTCATTTAAAGAAAGAACAAAAAAAATTAGTAATTCATACTGATTTTTATCAAAATGCAGAAATGAATCATATTTGTAATGATATTCAACATACAATAGCCGAAGTTGTTGGTGAAACTGTTGCTGTATCGGATTACATTACTAAAACAATACATTCAAAGGTACCAAATGCAAATGTAGAAACATGTTATAATCTTGTTGATTTTGATAATTTAATCGAACAGTCCGTTGAATACGGAGTAACAAGAATAGACAATGCTCCGCATATAATATGTGTCGGGAGATTTTCGCCAGTGAAGGGACATATCCGTCTACTTGAAGCACATATGGAATTACTGAAAAGAGATTGTTTGCATCACTTGTTTTTCATCGGCCATGGTGGAGCCGATGAAAAAAGAGTCGCAGATTTTATCGAAAATAATATGTTATCTAATACCGTGCATTTAACTGGATACAAGGATAATC
The Culicoidibacter larvae DNA segment above includes these coding regions:
- a CDS encoding glycosyltransferase yields the protein MKKHLRFYVYGLPTGGTTIAIIRLANVLIESFNVSIFSAWEPDKASVYKMLDKRVKIETFHPNVEINQKYPFGIRAIRWQFLRFFGRLALKNKGMFKLAHRFLEKADWEIGFTETEDVLRFLAWSHLKKEQKKLVIHTDFYQNAEMNHICNDIQHTIAEVVGETVAVSDYITKTIHSKVPNANVETCYNLVDFDNLIEQSVEYGVTRIDNAPHIICVGRFSPVKGHIRLLEAHMELLKRDCLHHLFFIGHGGADEKRVADFIENNMLSNTVHLTGYKDNPYPYFKMSDGLIQASFTEGLPTTLIEGLAFHLPMAATAVGGTKEILGISDEFGVVVENNSEGVEFALEKLVTDKKWREAMRDKNADKHMKQFYNPQKWINLFTESGATNND
- a CDS encoding polysaccharide biosynthesis C-terminal domain-containing protein, producing the protein MRFKKTLLNYVGTLLPSLLVMVLSFVRTSVFASELGLGAGGVDALFGTVSGFIHLAEAGLGTAVITTLYRLVAANDHTKINQIMTGARYQMRRVGVLILFMGIAVGIFAPILVNENPFSFGYTYLIWGIYLLRSLIGYFYYSPGPIVRAHQNDYKMQVINMPIQVITVIVEIILMLNGADLVILTIAGMIVSVIQIALSRWYIKKLYPWFQWTSKDQMDLSTKDKTKDLFVHKLSQLVLTSTDTLMMSVFVSASAAGIFNLGYRKVFDAVTRYLQQILFAADSSLGNLYASETKEKKLQVLNEQMDITFFLGAVVIIPMYLLAQPFIFILIKETFDHLFLTVMIILTYYQVTRVAVGTAIDLHAMFKETKMAAIIEAIVNLVLSLILVQFLGVTGVLIGTLISLVVTNFWFYPYILYKQVFDMKPWRYFMKYFSLFGITVVAALIWQFILMPVFITPWNSLNTLGSWFIGATIITAINGVAFLVLFWFGSQGFRTFIGRFLNLAKEAKNRVKS
- a CDS encoding glycosyltransferase family 2 protein, with translation MSKVSVIVPVYNVENFLEKCLNSLVEQSFDDYEIICVNDGSTDNSANILDSYIEKYPSKVQVINQENAGLSSARNTGIRNSNSDWYMFVDSDDWVAPDFIEKLYLSVIDNNVKLAKCNIIFVEENKEFAFYNLNTGMYSTKFLLSNLQPSVWNGIYHKSLFNDVVFPQGLLYEDLAVFPLVSAQQDDFFYLDSGLYFYNRTNVNSIMNTVSPRVFQMVDSFNWLIANAKVQGIYTLFHDEIEFLAVRHIFIYHLDVIRGNFNKVEIRNQLARIAEVFATEFPNAVDNKYVRELLPRKVQRWALKRLVPSDGKSIIWYWRYLKIHG